One segment of Nostoc piscinale CENA21 DNA contains the following:
- a CDS encoding malic enzyme-like NAD(P)-binding protein, translating into MADLTPNSSFSLTLRLQIPNRVGMLASVTQAIATCGGNLGQIDLIEQTRQESTRDITVDAASTEHAETIVEAIKALPNIKVIDVYDRTFNLHRGGKISIASRIALKSVSDLAMAYTPGVGRICKAIAANPEEVYNLTIKQNTVAIVTDGSAVLGLGNLGPAAALPVMEGKAMLFKEFAGIDAFPICLATQNTDEIVQAVKQIAPVFGGVNLEDIAAPRCFEIEQRLRQELDIPVFHDDQHGTAIVTLAALYNALKLVNKSMADIRIVINGAGAAGVAIARLLRKAGAQTILMCDSKGILSVHRTDLTEEKQEFAVKAQGTLAGAMQGADVFIGVSAPGVLTPEMVQAMAKDPIVFAMANPIPEIQPELVSKIVAVMATGRSDYPNQINNVLAFPGVFRGALDCRAEEITTTMYLEAASAIASLVNPADLSPEHIIPSVFDARVAPAVAAAVQRAAREEGIAKS; encoded by the coding sequence ATGGCAGACCTAACTCCTAATTCCAGTTTTAGTTTGACTTTGCGGTTGCAGATTCCCAACCGCGTCGGGATGTTAGCATCGGTGACACAGGCGATCGCAACTTGTGGTGGTAATCTGGGTCAAATAGATTTAATTGAACAAACTCGTCAAGAATCTACCCGCGATATTACAGTTGATGCGGCTAGTACAGAACATGCTGAAACGATTGTCGAAGCAATCAAAGCTCTACCAAACATTAAGGTGATAGATGTTTACGATCGCACTTTTAATTTACACCGTGGTGGCAAAATTAGCATTGCTAGTCGCATTGCCCTCAAGAGTGTTTCAGATTTAGCAATGGCTTATACTCCTGGGGTTGGCAGGATTTGTAAAGCGATCGCCGCCAACCCAGAAGAAGTTTATAATCTGACGATTAAACAAAATACTGTCGCCATTGTTACCGATGGTAGTGCAGTTTTGGGCTTGGGCAATCTCGGCCCAGCGGCGGCTTTACCCGTGATGGAAGGTAAAGCTATGCTATTCAAGGAATTTGCTGGTATCGATGCTTTTCCTATCTGTCTAGCTACGCAAAATACTGATGAGATTGTTCAGGCGGTGAAGCAAATTGCGCCTGTGTTTGGTGGTGTGAATTTAGAAGATATTGCTGCGCCCCGCTGTTTTGAAATTGAACAAAGATTGCGGCAGGAATTAGATATTCCAGTATTTCATGATGACCAACATGGCACAGCGATTGTCACTTTAGCGGCATTATATAACGCGCTGAAATTAGTTAACAAATCAATGGCAGACATCCGCATTGTAATTAATGGTGCGGGCGCTGCGGGTGTGGCGATCGCGCGGTTACTGCGGAAAGCTGGGGCGCAAACCATTTTGATGTGTGACTCCAAAGGTATTCTTTCTGTTCACCGCACTGACTTGACAGAAGAAAAACAAGAATTTGCCGTCAAAGCCCAAGGGACATTAGCCGGTGCAATGCAAGGTGCAGATGTCTTTATTGGTGTCAGCGCCCCAGGAGTATTAACTCCAGAAATGGTGCAAGCAATGGCGAAAGACCCCATTGTGTTTGCCATGGCCAATCCCATTCCCGAAATTCAGCCAGAATTAGTTAGCAAAATTGTGGCGGTCATGGCGACAGGACGCAGTGATTACCCAAATCAAATTAACAATGTTTTGGCTTTTCCAGGAGTCTTTCGGGGTGCTTTAGATTGTCGCGCCGAAGAAATTACTACCACAATGTACTTAGAAGCTGCCAGCGCCATCGCTTCTTTAGTCAACCCAGCCGATTTGAGTCCCGAACATATTATTCCTTCTGTGTTTGATGCTCGTGTCGCCCCGGCTGTGGCGGCGGCTGTTCAAAGGGCAGCCCGTGAAGAAGGGATTGCCAAGAGTTGA
- a CDS encoding glycosyltransferase family 39 protein, with translation MLRFQQKYHAKFLKAWPYYITILILLVVFAIYSYSIFTEKLYLGSFVDKGARFLIAMQYAQEPSKALELSSWVAIWPPVPFIIQSFILRLVLFQGVSDISLGIKAIEFTSVTFVLLGLFFISRSVALQTNDSTGVVAFLMCLCTPLLLDLAHTPMSEVYSFFFVSIAIYSVFNYLKSNNKISYVIAIFCFVLAYFCRTESLLFSLIAGVFFDCT, from the coding sequence ATGCTGAGATTTCAACAGAAATATCACGCAAAGTTCCTAAAAGCTTGGCCTTATTACATCACAATTTTAATTTTGTTGGTGGTTTTTGCTATTTACAGCTATTCAATTTTCACAGAAAAATTATATTTAGGCAGCTTTGTCGATAAAGGAGCGCGTTTCTTAATTGCTATGCAATATGCTCAGGAACCAAGCAAAGCTTTAGAGCTAAGTTCTTGGGTAGCAATTTGGCCGCCTGTTCCTTTTATTATACAGTCATTTATTCTGCGCTTGGTGCTGTTTCAAGGAGTATCTGATATTAGTTTAGGCATTAAAGCTATTGAGTTTACTAGTGTTACTTTTGTCTTGCTAGGTTTATTTTTTATTAGTCGTTCTGTTGCCTTACAAACTAATGATAGCACTGGCGTTGTAGCTTTTTTAATGTGTCTCTGCACGCCTTTACTATTGGATTTAGCGCATACTCCGATGTCGGAGGTATATAGTTTTTTCTTTGTATCTATAGCTATTTACAGTGTATTCAATTATCTGAAATCGAATAACAAAATTAGTTATGTAATTGCAATATTTTGCTTTGTTTTAGCCTATTTTTGTCGGACAGAAAGTCTATTGTTTTCCTTGATTGCTGGAGTTTTTTTTGATTGCACATAA
- a CDS encoding trifunctional serine/threonine-protein kinase/ATP-binding protein/sensor histidine kinase, which translates to MKLAACIGNRFSLDILSIVSGKSLTSAANDLYSALQCGLILPLSDAYRIPLAFEQEESAKLIFDSKQIAYKFLHDRIQQAAYSLIPENQKQETHLQIGRLLLEQTPAELISENILDIVNQLNVGWDLLTEELEKYELAKLNLIAGKKAKAATAYEAAARYLNIGLKLLAADSWRTSYGLTLNLYTETTELEYLNGNFEQSNYLGNIALNRAINILDRVKLYEVRMLICMAQNQMPEVLDIGVKALKELGVTLPNNPTQLHVLSALVETKIALIGKPIEKLALLPDMSDPYKLAAMQILLQIVPAASQAGSFLFLLSVLAMVRLSIKYGKSPVSAYGYAAYGTVLTDKFNQFETGYKLGKLAVELLENMAGNSLKATVYFVHNGTISFYKEPLKDTVPPLLEGMQSGLELGNIENAGYCAVIAGYHALLSGENLELVEQKISGYVDLMQKLKLESLAAATSLFRQAALNLRAKSSPKAMLIGEAFDEITMASDLLKNYSFKGFYYGCKTIVCYLFNEYQLAIENAILAEKTHADNVGLLIYVANNFYYSLALTALYNQAVPLQKQQYLKQVVTNQKQMRKWATQAPCNFQHKYDLVEAEKARVLGKFQVAVDLYDHAIAGAKNNGYIAEEALANELAAKCYVEFGKEKIAKMYMTEAYYVYIHWGALAKVQALDENYNHLIIRSINHKQSTIDVTRTIATTKINYTGTTSNNDGVLDLATILKASQAISGEIVLDKLLEKLLQIILENAAAQKGCLILQKDNELFIEAINDIDSNSIILQSTPVKASADIPISIVEYVARTQEVLVINDALSEANYQSDCYIQKHKPISILCNPIFYQGKFIGLLYLENRLIASAFTKENIKVLNLITSQAAISLENSRLYQQAQNYAKQLESSLSDLKEMQLQLIQSEKMSTLGNLVSGIAHEINNPIGFIIGNLKPANEYIQDLLKVIDLYEKYYPQPTPEITKTLRDVDVEYVREDLPKLIASMQEGVNRIYDVSLSLRTFSRGDTQKPSVCHIHEIIDSTVLILKHRLKASQARPAIEVVKNYDDLPSVRCFPGQLSQVFMNLIANAIDALEESNMGRKMDEIKAHPNRITLTTKVNEEHDRVLISIQDNGIGISPEVQQKIFDHLFTTKPVGKGTGLGLAIARQIIIEKHGGSIQVNSQPGEGTEFIIQLPI; encoded by the coding sequence TTGAAACTAGCTGCTTGTATTGGTAACAGATTTTCTCTGGATATCCTTTCTATTGTTAGTGGCAAATCTCTGACAAGTGCGGCAAATGATTTGTACTCTGCATTGCAATGTGGATTAATTTTACCTTTAAGTGATGCTTACCGCATCCCATTAGCTTTTGAACAGGAAGAATCTGCTAAACTAATTTTTGATTCTAAGCAAATTGCTTATAAATTCTTACATGACCGCATCCAGCAAGCGGCTTATTCATTAATTCCTGAAAATCAAAAACAAGAAACACATTTACAAATAGGTCGTTTATTACTAGAACAAACACCTGCTGAATTAATTTCAGAAAATATTTTAGATATTGTTAATCAATTGAATGTTGGCTGGGATTTATTAACTGAAGAATTAGAAAAATATGAACTAGCAAAGCTGAATCTTATCGCAGGTAAAAAAGCAAAAGCTGCTACTGCTTATGAGGCAGCTGCAAGATATTTAAATATAGGTTTAAAGCTTTTGGCAGCAGATAGTTGGCGAACCAGCTATGGACTCACGTTGAATTTATATACAGAAACCACAGAGTTAGAATATTTAAATGGGAATTTTGAACAGTCTAATTATTTAGGAAATATTGCCCTTAATCGAGCTATTAACATTCTGGATAGGGTGAAATTATATGAAGTAAGAATGCTAATTTGTATGGCACAAAATCAGATGCCAGAAGTTCTTGATATTGGGGTAAAAGCTCTCAAAGAATTAGGTGTAACCTTACCGAATAACCCTACACAACTACATGTTTTATCAGCATTAGTTGAAACAAAAATAGCATTGATAGGGAAACCAATCGAAAAGTTAGCCTTATTACCTGATATGTCTGATCCTTATAAACTAGCAGCTATGCAAATACTATTGCAAATTGTGCCTGCTGCTAGTCAAGCAGGCTCTTTTCTATTTCTGTTATCTGTATTAGCAATGGTGAGATTATCCATTAAATACGGTAAATCGCCTGTTTCGGCTTATGGTTATGCAGCTTACGGTACTGTTTTAACTGACAAATTCAACCAATTTGAAACAGGGTATAAATTAGGCAAGCTCGCAGTGGAATTACTAGAAAATATGGCTGGTAACTCACTCAAAGCGACAGTTTATTTTGTACATAATGGTACAATTAGTTTTTATAAAGAGCCACTTAAAGACACAGTCCCACCACTTTTAGAAGGAATGCAGAGTGGACTAGAATTAGGCAATATCGAAAATGCTGGTTATTGTGCTGTAATTGCAGGCTATCATGCGTTACTTTCTGGAGAAAATTTAGAATTAGTAGAACAGAAAATATCTGGCTATGTTGATTTAATGCAGAAACTAAAGCTGGAATCTCTAGCAGCAGCTACCAGCCTGTTTAGACAAGCTGCTTTAAATTTACGAGCCAAATCATCGCCAAAAGCTATGTTAATTGGTGAGGCTTTTGATGAAATTACAATGGCATCAGATTTATTAAAGAATTATTCCTTTAAAGGTTTTTATTATGGATGTAAAACAATTGTATGTTATTTATTTAACGAATATCAACTAGCAATAGAAAATGCTATTTTAGCAGAAAAAACTCATGCAGATAATGTAGGTCTGCTAATTTATGTGGCTAATAATTTTTATTACTCTTTAGCTTTGACAGCACTTTATAATCAAGCGGTGCCTTTACAAAAACAGCAATATTTAAAGCAAGTAGTTACTAATCAAAAACAAATGAGAAAATGGGCTACACAAGCACCATGTAACTTTCAGCATAAATATGATTTAGTGGAAGCTGAAAAAGCTAGAGTATTGGGTAAATTCCAAGTAGCAGTAGACTTATATGATCATGCTATTGCAGGAGCTAAAAATAATGGTTATATTGCTGAAGAAGCTTTAGCCAATGAACTCGCAGCCAAATGCTATGTAGAGTTTGGTAAAGAAAAAATCGCCAAGATGTATATGACAGAAGCTTATTATGTTTATATTCATTGGGGTGCCTTAGCGAAGGTTCAAGCCTTGGATGAAAATTATAATCATTTAATTATTCGTAGTATAAATCATAAACAATCTACAATAGATGTTACCCGCACGATCGCCACAACCAAAATTAATTATACAGGCACAACAAGTAATAATGATGGTGTTTTAGATTTAGCAACAATCCTGAAAGCTTCACAAGCAATTAGTGGTGAAATAGTTCTTGATAAACTCTTAGAAAAGCTTTTACAAATAATTTTAGAAAATGCTGCGGCTCAAAAGGGATGCCTGATTTTGCAGAAAGATAATGAATTATTCATAGAGGCAATTAATGATATTGATAGCAACTCAATTATTTTGCAATCAACTCCAGTAAAAGCAAGTGCAGATATCCCAATTTCTATAGTTGAGTATGTTGCTAGGACTCAAGAAGTTTTAGTCATCAATGATGCTCTTAGTGAAGCTAATTACCAATCTGATTGTTATATTCAAAAGCATAAACCAATTTCAATATTGTGTAATCCTATATTCTATCAGGGTAAATTTATTGGACTCTTGTACTTAGAAAATAGACTTATTGCTAGTGCATTTACCAAAGAAAATATCAAAGTATTAAATTTAATTACCTCTCAAGCAGCAATTTCTTTAGAAAATTCTCGATTATACCAGCAAGCTCAAAACTACGCTAAACAATTAGAGTCTTCGCTGTCTGATCTTAAGGAAATGCAATTGCAATTAATCCAGAGTGAAAAAATGTCTACTTTGGGTAATTTAGTTTCCGGTATAGCTCATGAAATTAATAATCCCATTGGATTTATTATTGGCAATTTAAAACCTGCAAATGAGTATATACAGGATTTGTTAAAGGTAATTGATTTATATGAAAAATACTATCCCCAACCAACACCAGAAATTACTAAAACTCTGCGAGATGTCGATGTAGAATATGTACGGGAAGACTTACCCAAACTAATTGCTTCTATGCAAGAGGGAGTCAACCGTATTTATGATGTCAGCTTAAGTTTGCGTACCTTCTCTAGAGGAGATACTCAAAAACCCAGCGTTTGTCATATTCACGAAATTATCGACAGTACAGTTTTAATCCTCAAACATCGCTTGAAAGCTTCACAAGCTCGTCCAGCAATTGAAGTTGTCAAAAATTATGATGACTTACCATCAGTGCGCTGTTTTCCTGGACAACTTAGCCAAGTGTTTATGAATTTGATAGCTAATGCCATCGATGCGTTGGAGGAGTCAAATATGGGACGTAAGATGGATGAGATTAAAGCTCATCCCAATCGTATTACACTCACTACTAAAGTAAATGAAGAGCATGATAGGGTATTAATTTCTATTCAAGATAATGGGATAGGGATATCTCCTGAAGTTCAACAGAAGATTTTTGATCATTTATTTACTACTAAACCAGTAGGTAAAGGAACTGGTTTAGGATTAGCGATCGCTCGTCAAATTATCATAGAAAAACACGGTGGAAGTATTCAGGTAAATTCTCAACCTGGTGAAGGAACAGAGTTTATCATCCAGTTACCAATATAA
- a CDS encoding ATP-binding protein: MLAVDSISGYDLNEMLHEGDDTIIYRARSVYDQQPIILKILKADYPSIDAIARLRHEYKITANLDLAGVIKTLRLETHKNRLAIVFEDINGYSLKQMLSQSKQDLKSFMSIAIQLAKALVSVHSCNIIHKDIKPANIIINPETRIVKLTDFSIASRLDKEITQLANPNQLEGTLVYMSPEQTGRMNRNLDYRSDFYSLGVTFYEILTEQLPFQSDDPLELVYSHIAKEPIDIETLNPEIPSAISALVKKLMAKNAEDRYQTAKGLLADLEICREQLETTSKIYDFTPGRLDVLSQLLIPQKLYGREAQVNSLLDAFERVSHGKRELILVSGYSGIGKSSVVNEVNKPITRAKGFFISGKFDQFQRNVPYASLIQAFSSLMQQLLTEDDNKFETWRRKILAAVKSYGKVIIDVIPEVELVIGKQPDVTPLNTAESQNRFNRVFTDFIRVFATKDNPLVIFLDDLQWADAATLKLIELLITDPKTKYLLLIGAYRNNEVSITHPLIQAIEEISKKHNFVNNIVLQALSIDNYQQLIADTLHDNSVRIKALVDLLYNKTAGNPFFSNTIITGTTSGKTI, translated from the coding sequence ATGTTAGCAGTAGATTCAATATCAGGGTATGACTTAAACGAAATGCTCCATGAAGGAGATGATACCATTATTTATCGTGCTAGATCAGTATATGACCAACAACCGATTATTCTCAAAATACTGAAAGCCGATTATCCTTCTATAGATGCGATCGCTCGTTTGAGGCATGAATATAAAATTACTGCGAACCTAGATTTAGCTGGTGTGATTAAAACCTTAAGACTAGAAACTCATAAAAATCGGCTGGCGATCGTATTTGAAGATATTAATGGCTATTCATTAAAACAAATGCTAAGTCAGAGCAAACAAGACTTAAAGAGTTTTATGAGCATTGCCATTCAATTAGCTAAAGCTCTCGTATCTGTACATAGTTGTAATATTATTCATAAAGATATTAAACCTGCCAACATCATCATTAATCCCGAAACTAGAATTGTCAAACTCACTGACTTTAGTATTGCATCACGTTTAGATAAAGAAATCACCCAACTAGCTAATCCCAATCAACTAGAAGGTACTTTGGTTTATATGTCTCCAGAACAAACAGGGAGAATGAACCGTAACCTTGACTATCGCAGCGATTTTTACTCTCTGGGAGTGACTTTTTATGAAATATTGACAGAGCAATTACCTTTTCAAAGTGATGACCCTCTAGAATTAGTTTACTCTCATATTGCCAAAGAACCTATAGATATTGAAACATTAAACCCTGAAATTCCTAGTGCCATCTCCGCCCTAGTTAAGAAATTGATGGCAAAAAATGCAGAAGACCGCTACCAAACAGCTAAAGGACTATTAGCAGACTTAGAAATTTGTCGGGAACAGTTAGAAACAACAAGTAAAATCTATGATTTTACACCTGGTCGCTTAGATGTTTTAAGTCAATTACTAATTCCTCAAAAACTGTATGGTAGAGAAGCTCAAGTGAATTCACTTTTAGATGCTTTTGAGCGTGTTAGCCACGGCAAACGGGAATTGATATTAGTTTCTGGCTATTCAGGAATCGGTAAATCTTCAGTAGTCAATGAAGTCAATAAACCCATCACTCGTGCTAAAGGCTTTTTTATTAGTGGTAAATTCGACCAGTTTCAACGTAATGTTCCCTACGCTTCATTGATTCAGGCTTTTAGTTCATTAATGCAACAATTGCTGACAGAAGATGACAACAAGTTTGAAACATGGCGGCGTAAAATATTAGCAGCGGTGAAGTCCTATGGCAAAGTTATTATTGATGTGATTCCCGAAGTGGAATTAGTGATAGGCAAACAACCAGATGTAACACCACTAAATACAGCAGAATCACAAAATCGGTTCAATCGTGTTTTTACAGATTTTATCCGCGTTTTTGCCACAAAAGATAATCCATTAGTCATATTTTTAGATGACTTACAATGGGCTGATGCTGCTACTCTCAAGTTAATAGAATTGTTAATTACTGACCCAAAAACCAAATATTTATTGTTAATTGGTGCTTATCGCAATAATGAAGTTAGCATTACACATCCTTTAATTCAAGCAATCGAAGAAATTAGTAAAAAGCACAATTTTGTCAATAATATTGTGCTACAAGCTTTATCAATTGATAACTATCAACAATTAATTGCTGATACACTACATGATAATTCAGTAAGAATCAAAGCTCTAGTAGATTTGCTATACAATAAGACGGCGGGAAATCCGTTTTTTTCTAACACAATTATTACTGGTACTACATCAGGAAAAACTATTTGA
- a CDS encoding non-ribosomal peptide synthetase, with translation MNTQNFSTPKTVVSLIDFVFQKYHDELAVIVEDQQFTYGELQRRTEQLSQYLTAQGWLQPNSLVGICIEPSFEMIVAICAILKAGAAFVPLDPDLPRQRLSYMIADAKLTTILTQQKFAFDLEPAMRQSGLDGQMCFLDTPAVWQSFTTSFALAPVESEQLAYIIYTSGSTGIPKGVMLTHQGLLNLAEASCSTFNITPGLRLLQFASISFDAAVWEIFTALSGGATLVLGAREQMLPGQLLANFIAKHQVHWVMLSPSVLATLTPFRNHLTDLRMVVVGGEVCPVSLAQAWVSPQTRFFNAYGPTEITVCCTMYEFQQQDMNLPIGYALPNVELYVLDEELKLCQAGEKGELYVGGMGVGKGYLDKPEITSSRFLDNSFGVGKIYKTGDIVYEDADHPGLIHYAGRSDHQVKIRGKRIEIEAIEMILAQHPGVQTNAVKPIKTTRIESSDVAGNYGVSMLVAYVVPKAGHFLTEKHLQRFAAEQLPDYMVPTRFVFMDELPLLPNRSKVDRNALPELPTAPSFVTDTMDSSIKIAVVFDEALELPTGTCKPHSNFFEMGGSSLCIAHVLYGLERDFGVTIPSRLIYEYPTPSDVARLLEQFKLKSETVAHDRHIDLKAEAVLSPNLNTSIWQQPPQAKYDCALITGATGFLGAHLLDELLTRGSYSKIYCLIRAESQAIAIERLRTTFIQYQLPTAKLERVNIINGDIEQPQLKLSTQLFDQLGEEVDQIYHVAADTNYIKPYSLIKKPNVDGTANILALAAHRRHKTLHYLSTLAVYGSITSLLGINDVVEDLDIDLCEGIMSVEYGYVRAKWVAERMLHSAKEQGLAVSIYRPGFISGHRQTKVANLNDMFYRFVSGCIQMGMYPDFPEKRWVPTPVDYVAEAIAHLSLDTKYTGGQYNILVPQEKELSHLEIFEYIQELGYPLQKISPKNWLNALSTLPTTNPLHPLISFFQEKVYQDRSTILEVHHRTPNFLTENVLQAIEGTNIECPTIDKNLIKQYLPNFDRHFLTRQFQNPAALNY, from the coding sequence ATGAATACTCAAAATTTTTCCACACCTAAAACTGTTGTTTCCTTAATCGATTTTGTTTTTCAAAAATATCACGACGAATTGGCTGTCATTGTAGAAGATCAGCAGTTTACTTACGGGGAATTGCAACGACGGACAGAACAGTTATCTCAATATTTAACAGCTCAAGGTTGGCTACAACCAAACAGTTTAGTGGGAATCTGTATTGAACCTTCTTTTGAAATGATCGTTGCAATCTGTGCCATTTTAAAAGCAGGTGCAGCGTTTGTGCCGCTTGATCCTGATTTACCTCGTCAGCGACTCAGCTATATGATTGCTGATGCTAAATTAACCACGATTCTGACACAGCAAAAGTTTGCTTTTGACCTTGAGCCAGCTATGCGGCAGAGTGGTTTGGATGGACAAATGTGTTTTTTAGACACTCCTGCTGTCTGGCAATCTTTCACTACATCCTTTGCGTTAGCACCCGTAGAGTCTGAGCAATTAGCATACATAATTTATACATCCGGATCTACAGGCATACCTAAAGGGGTAATGTTGACCCATCAAGGTTTGCTCAATCTTGCAGAAGCTAGTTGTAGCACTTTTAATATCACCCCTGGCTTACGCTTACTTCAGTTTGCTTCTATCAGTTTTGATGCCGCAGTTTGGGAAATTTTCACAGCATTATCTGGTGGAGCAACTTTGGTGTTAGGTGCAAGAGAGCAAATGCTTCCTGGACAACTCTTAGCAAACTTCATTGCAAAACATCAGGTGCATTGGGTGATGCTATCTCCTTCTGTACTTGCAACACTCACTCCTTTCCGTAATCATTTAACTGATTTACGTATGGTTGTGGTAGGTGGTGAAGTTTGTCCTGTCTCACTTGCTCAAGCTTGGGTATCACCCCAAACTCGCTTTTTCAATGCTTATGGGCCAACGGAAATCACTGTTTGCTGCACAATGTATGAGTTTCAGCAACAGGATATGAATCTGCCTATTGGCTATGCACTGCCAAATGTAGAGCTATATGTTCTTGATGAAGAACTTAAACTTTGTCAGGCTGGTGAAAAGGGTGAACTATATGTAGGTGGAATGGGAGTAGGCAAAGGCTATCTCGACAAACCTGAAATTACAAGTTCTCGTTTTCTGGATAACTCGTTTGGTGTAGGGAAAATTTATAAAACGGGCGATATTGTTTATGAAGATGCCGATCATCCTGGATTAATACACTATGCAGGTAGGTCTGATCATCAGGTGAAAATTCGGGGCAAGCGCATAGAAATAGAAGCTATTGAAATGATACTTGCTCAACATCCAGGAGTACAGACTAATGCAGTTAAACCAATTAAAACTACACGTATAGAAAGTAGTGATGTAGCAGGAAATTATGGCGTATCAATGCTGGTTGCATACGTTGTTCCAAAAGCTGGGCATTTTTTGACAGAAAAGCACTTACAACGTTTTGCTGCCGAGCAATTACCAGATTATATGGTGCCTACACGTTTTGTATTTATGGATGAATTACCTTTGCTACCTAATCGCAGCAAAGTAGACCGAAATGCTTTACCCGAACTGCCTACAGCACCATCTTTTGTCACCGATACGATGGATAGCTCCATCAAAATTGCGGTAGTATTTGACGAAGCTTTAGAGTTACCGACTGGAACTTGCAAACCTCACTCTAATTTCTTTGAGATGGGTGGCAGTTCTCTGTGCATAGCTCATGTTTTATATGGACTTGAACGGGATTTTGGTGTGACTATTCCTTCTCGCTTAATTTATGAATATCCCACACCATCGGATGTAGCAAGATTATTAGAGCAATTTAAACTCAAAAGTGAAACTGTCGCTCATGATAGACACATTGATTTAAAGGCAGAAGCCGTACTTTCGCCAAATTTGAATACATCGATTTGGCAACAACCACCACAAGCTAAATATGACTGTGCATTGATTACAGGTGCAACAGGTTTTCTAGGCGCACACTTGCTGGATGAACTTTTGACAAGAGGTAGCTATAGCAAAATCTATTGCTTGATTAGAGCAGAAAGCCAGGCCATTGCGATTGAAAGACTACGTACAACCTTCATACAATATCAGTTACCAACAGCAAAACTGGAACGGGTAAATATCATTAATGGCGATATCGAACAACCGCAGTTAAAACTGTCAACACAGTTATTTGACCAACTGGGTGAGGAAGTTGATCAAATCTATCATGTAGCTGCTGATACTAATTACATCAAACCTTACTCACTAATCAAAAAACCCAATGTCGATGGAACTGCAAATATTCTGGCGTTAGCAGCACATCGTCGGCATAAAACTCTGCATTACTTATCTACTTTGGCTGTTTATGGCTCAATCACTTCATTGCTGGGTATAAATGATGTTGTAGAAGACCTTGACATTGACCTATGTGAAGGAATTATGTCTGTAGAGTATGGATATGTACGGGCAAAGTGGGTTGCAGAAAGAATGTTACACTCAGCCAAAGAACAAGGATTAGCAGTTTCTATTTACCGTCCTGGTTTTATTTCTGGACACAGACAAACCAAAGTCGCTAACCTGAATGATATGTTTTACCGCTTTGTGAGTGGTTGTATTCAGATGGGTATGTATCCAGATTTTCCTGAAAAGCGTTGGGTTCCAACACCTGTGGACTATGTGGCTGAAGCGATCGCTCATCTTTCACTGGATACAAAATATACTGGTGGTCAGTACAATATCCTTGTCCCTCAAGAAAAAGAATTAAGCCATTTAGAAATATTTGAATACATTCAAGAGTTGGGCTATCCTCTACAAAAGATTTCGCCAAAAAACTGGTTGAATGCACTTTCTACTCTGCCAACCACGAATCCTTTACATCCATTAATTTCTTTCTTCCAAGAGAAAGTTTATCAAGACCGCAGCACTATTTTAGAGGTACACCATCGCACTCCCAACTTTTTGACAGAAAATGTTCTTCAAGCTATCGAGGGTACTAATATTGAATGTCCAACAATAGACAAAAATCTGATTAAACAATACTTACCCAACTTTGATAGACATTTCTTGACTAGACAATTTCAAAATCCAGCAGCCCTCAATTATTAG